The Corallococcus silvisoli genome contains a region encoding:
- a CDS encoding GNAT family N-acetyltransferase, producing the protein MVELRTFEGDAEEASHFINGVWQDRYGKKLPLAVWDARFFDWLLFREGQAPRDYLVAAYDGGRLVGTLFAEPARLRVGTREVDGTYGSWASVAPSHRGQGIGGKLAEELFRRHRDRGAMLTLGCVAAGTDGPGFWKQTEHARILGGMGLWVHVFDAQALARWSMNASERALFTMARPFLRHRFRQASGQDIRPYRPSDLPRCMALLQRMMAPVTLGYTYTAQRLAHQLQYRDVPHTFVLEQAGEVQGFVNSYPMRMTGRETMTAEVVDLMAFADSVSHDDRRLLLQVAMQDMERRGASCAAMLRSPCIPASLMWRSGWVPFPGGAKVTCLLPSPQLELPASPCVFTHLR; encoded by the coding sequence ATGGTTGAGCTGCGCACCTTCGAGGGCGACGCCGAAGAGGCCTCCCACTTCATCAACGGCGTCTGGCAGGACCGCTACGGCAAGAAGCTGCCCCTGGCCGTGTGGGACGCGCGCTTCTTCGACTGGCTGCTCTTCCGCGAGGGCCAGGCCCCCCGCGACTATCTGGTGGCGGCGTACGACGGCGGCCGGCTGGTGGGCACGTTGTTCGCCGAGCCCGCGAGGCTCCGCGTTGGCACGCGGGAGGTGGATGGCACCTACGGGAGCTGGGCCAGCGTGGCCCCGTCGCACCGGGGACAGGGCATTGGCGGAAAGCTGGCGGAGGAGCTGTTCCGGCGCCACCGCGACCGGGGCGCGATGCTGACCCTGGGCTGCGTGGCGGCGGGGACGGACGGGCCGGGCTTCTGGAAGCAGACCGAGCACGCGCGCATCCTCGGCGGGATGGGGCTCTGGGTGCACGTCTTCGACGCCCAGGCGCTGGCCCGCTGGTCGATGAATGCCTCGGAACGCGCCCTGTTCACCATGGCCCGGCCGTTCCTCCGACACCGCTTCCGGCAGGCGAGCGGACAGGACATCCGCCCCTACCGGCCCTCGGACCTGCCCCGGTGCATGGCGTTGCTCCAGCGGATGATGGCGCCCGTGACCCTGGGCTACACGTACACGGCGCAGCGGCTGGCGCACCAGCTCCAGTACCGGGACGTGCCGCACACGTTCGTGCTGGAGCAGGCGGGCGAGGTCCAGGGCTTCGTCAACAGCTACCCGATGCGGATGACGGGCCGAGAGACCATGACCGCGGAGGTCGTGGACCTGATGGCCTTCGCGGACTCCGTGTCCCATGACGACCGGCGGCTGCTGCTGCAGGTGGCGATGCAGGACATGGAGCGCCGGGGTGCGAGCTGCGCCGCGATGCTGCGGAGCCCCTGCATCCCGGCTTCGCTGATGTGGCGCTCGGGCTGGGTGCCTTTCCCGGGAGGCGCGAAGGTGACGTGCCTGCTGCCCTCGCCCCAACTGGAGCTGCCAGCGTCCCCCTGTGTGTTCACGCACCTGCGCTGA
- a CDS encoding Gfo/Idh/MocA family protein — MSPFPTTLPPAEAIPLRGGPALRWGVLAPGRIAGGFVWALHQHTDQRVHAVASRAPERAQRFAATHGIPRVHESYEQLVADPHVDIVYVASPHSEHKRQALLAIGAGKHVLVEKPLALDAAEARDIARAARAAGVFAMEALWSRFLPQTLLIERLLRDGVLGDIRLVMADFGGRFDFDPEGRVFNPSLGGGALLDIGIYPIWLAHFVLGPPPRVHATGSLAPTGVDGQAALVLTYPTGAQALLHTTLFAETPQEAVIAGTHARLQLDSRFFAPSGFTVRAARSDQRLRWTDPSGIHGSEGLAYQAAAVARHIAEGLTESPLHPLEHSIALLETIDAARGQLGAAGL, encoded by the coding sequence GTGAGCCCCTTCCCGACCACCCTCCCCCCAGCCGAAGCCATTCCCTTGCGCGGAGGTCCCGCGCTGCGGTGGGGCGTGCTGGCACCCGGGAGGATCGCGGGGGGCTTCGTCTGGGCCCTGCATCAGCACACGGACCAGCGCGTCCACGCGGTCGCCTCGCGTGCTCCCGAGCGCGCCCAGCGCTTCGCCGCGACCCATGGCATTCCTCGCGTCCACGAGTCCTACGAGCAGCTCGTCGCCGATCCTCACGTCGACATCGTCTACGTGGCGTCTCCCCACAGCGAGCACAAGCGACAGGCCTTGCTCGCCATCGGCGCCGGCAAGCACGTCCTCGTGGAGAAGCCCCTCGCGCTCGATGCCGCCGAGGCCCGGGACATCGCGCGGGCGGCTCGCGCCGCGGGCGTCTTCGCCATGGAGGCCCTGTGGTCGCGCTTCCTCCCCCAGACCCTTCTCATTGAACGACTGCTGCGCGATGGCGTGCTCGGAGACATCCGGCTCGTCATGGCGGACTTCGGTGGCCGCTTTGACTTCGATCCCGAAGGCCGCGTCTTCAACCCCTCGCTCGGCGGCGGCGCGCTGCTCGACATCGGCATCTATCCCATCTGGCTCGCGCACTTCGTGCTCGGCCCGCCCCCGCGGGTGCACGCCACGGGCTCGCTCGCCCCGACGGGTGTGGACGGGCAGGCGGCGCTCGTCCTCACCTACCCCACGGGTGCCCAGGCGCTGCTGCACACCACCCTGTTCGCCGAAACGCCCCAAGAGGCCGTCATCGCGGGCACGCATGCGCGCCTCCAGCTCGATTCGCGCTTCTTCGCTCCCAGCGGCTTCACGGTGAGGGCCGCGAGGTCGGACCAGCGGCTGCGCTGGACCGATCCCTCCGGAATCCACGGCAGCGAGGGCCTTGCCTACCAGGCCGCCGCGGTCGCACGACATATCGCCGAGGGCCTCACGGAGTCGCCGCTGCATCCGCTCGAGCACAGCATCGCCTTGCTCGAAACCATCGACGCGGCGCGCGGACAGCTTGGCGCCGCCGGCCTCTGA
- a CDS encoding AraC family transcriptional regulator, producing the protein MVQTSGDSAGFDVLTEVLGGIQLRSKVHGRYELTAPWGMRIDSSPNPLFYAVMRGNCLLSTDEESLTLVGGDFVFIPAGVRFTLRDAKGTRALPVEEVYATRGPMRCGGLLHYGGGGVAATLLVGSFAFEGEALSPLLRHLPTLLHVKGDGIPALPWLEPTLRFVASEVEARQPGYDTIVSRLADVLFVQALRAHMDSASHANGWLRALVDPRIGKVLQRIHEKPQAPWTLAGLAKLASMSRTLFAERFRALVGEAPLAYIARWRMHQAMVLMRDPGKSLAEVARDVGYETESSFGKAFKRHVGMTPGTHRRGVSPPAIR; encoded by the coding sequence ATGGTCCAAACGTCCGGTGACTCAGCCGGGTTCGACGTCCTCACGGAAGTCCTGGGCGGCATCCAGCTGCGCAGCAAGGTGCATGGACGCTACGAGCTGACGGCGCCTTGGGGCATGCGCATCGACAGCTCACCCAATCCCCTCTTCTACGCCGTGATGCGCGGCAACTGCCTGCTGTCCACGGACGAGGAATCCCTGACGCTCGTGGGCGGTGACTTCGTGTTCATCCCCGCTGGGGTGCGCTTCACCTTGCGGGACGCGAAGGGAACCCGGGCACTGCCCGTGGAGGAGGTCTATGCGACGCGCGGGCCCATGCGCTGCGGGGGCCTGCTCCATTACGGGGGCGGAGGCGTGGCCGCGACACTCCTCGTGGGCTCGTTCGCGTTCGAGGGGGAGGCCCTGAGCCCGCTCTTGCGGCACCTCCCCACGCTCCTGCACGTGAAGGGCGACGGCATCCCGGCGTTGCCCTGGCTGGAGCCGACGCTGCGGTTCGTGGCCTCCGAAGTCGAAGCCAGACAGCCCGGCTATGACACCATCGTCAGCAGGCTCGCGGACGTGCTCTTCGTGCAGGCGCTCCGGGCGCACATGGATTCAGCCTCCCACGCGAACGGGTGGCTGAGGGCCCTGGTGGACCCGCGCATTGGCAAGGTGTTGCAGCGCATCCATGAGAAGCCACAGGCTCCCTGGACGCTGGCGGGCCTCGCGAAGCTCGCCAGCATGTCGCGCACCCTCTTCGCGGAACGTTTCCGGGCGCTCGTGGGGGAGGCGCCGCTCGCGTATATCGCTCGCTGGCGCATGCATCAGGCCATGGTCCTGATGCGCGACCCCGGCAAGTCGCTGGCCGAGGTCGCCCGCGACGTGGGCTACGAGACGGAGAGCTCCTTCGGCAAGGCCTTCAAGCGCCATGTCGGGATGACGCCCGGAACCCATCGTCGCGGTGTTTCACCCCCCGCGATCCGCTGA
- a CDS encoding quinone oxidoreductase family protein, with translation MLVQLAKKLGASRVIGGASHEARRALAHRLGADATVDTSRADWPERVREATGGRGADVVFVSGGGETGARSLQALAPRGRLVLFGAESMFDTQLGREQMAGLIARNQSVSGFATFTLPQEELRAALLEVLALVQRGELSVVMGAPRPLEAVAQAHRDMAARKTEGKVVFRVA, from the coding sequence CTGCTCGTGCAGCTGGCGAAGAAGCTGGGCGCGTCGCGCGTCATCGGAGGCGCGAGCCATGAGGCCCGACGCGCCCTGGCGCACCGGTTGGGCGCGGATGCCACCGTGGATACCTCACGCGCGGACTGGCCCGAACGCGTCCGCGAGGCCACGGGTGGGCGCGGCGCCGATGTCGTCTTCGTCTCGGGTGGCGGCGAGACCGGCGCCCGGAGCCTTCAGGCGCTCGCGCCGCGAGGACGACTGGTCCTGTTCGGCGCGGAGAGCATGTTCGACACGCAGCTCGGCCGGGAGCAGATGGCGGGCCTCATCGCTCGGAACCAGTCGGTCTCGGGCTTCGCGACCTTCACCCTGCCCCAAGAGGAACTGCGGGCGGCGCTCCTGGAAGTCCTCGCGCTCGTCCAGCGCGGCGAGCTCTCGGTCGTCATGGGTGCGCCGCGTCCCCTTGAAGCCGTGGCTCAGGCACACCGGGACATGGCCGCACGGAAGACGGAAGGGAAGGTCGTCTTCCGCGTTGCTTGA
- a CDS encoding DUF3592 domain-containing protein has product MPFPLLVILLALFVGAPLLLLRHFLTFRTLTLQVRQRGLHTRGKVLRVQNSKTRSTSTVYYSFRPVEGPEVEDQFTESAEEAASKRAPGSPLDIAYLPENPRQHLREDVGFERPQVVLVILLVLSFALCGGSGVLGGYLRG; this is encoded by the coding sequence ATGCCATTCCCGCTTCTGGTCATCCTCCTGGCACTCTTCGTGGGAGCGCCGCTTCTGCTTCTGCGGCACTTCCTTACGTTTCGCACCCTCACCCTTCAGGTGCGGCAGCGAGGTCTGCACACGCGCGGCAAGGTGCTCCGTGTCCAGAACTCCAAGACCCGGTCGACGAGCACCGTCTACTACTCCTTCCGCCCGGTGGAGGGGCCTGAGGTCGAAGACCAGTTCACCGAGTCCGCGGAAGAGGCGGCCTCCAAACGGGCCCCAGGCAGCCCCCTCGACATCGCCTACCTGCCCGAAAATCCCAGACAGCACCTGCGCGAGGACGTGGGGTTCGAGCGGCCGCAGGTCGTCCTGGTGATACTCCTGGTCCTGTCCTTCGCGCTCTGCGGCGGCTCCGGCGTGCTGGGGGGCTATCTGCGAGGGTGA
- a CDS encoding RNA polymerase sigma factor, with protein MTPPPDPLPSTLRGSWQRFLDVYEPHRSELYRYSRYLTRSPWDAEDLTQDTLARAFVTLGQLGAAPPNPRAWLLRVATNLWIDRTRRTRPEDVPMEAPPVQADPRPTREAAGTLLVRLPPQERAAVVLKDVFELSIEDIAETLSTTAGAVKAALHRGRGRLADSDAALTRAPAPGALDAFCAAFNAGDLDALTALLLDSAIVEVVGATTQYGPEAARRTVLYGMLFGVERMVDAERRGGIEPRFIQGVRAVAPRVEAREHRGNWVLLHWYSHDDGEAVRALTLLRGEEGRVAHLANYFFSPDLLAEVCAELGVPFRANGHRFWIEGC; from the coding sequence ATGACGCCTCCTCCAGACCCACTCCCGTCGACGCTGCGCGGTTCATGGCAGCGCTTCCTCGATGTCTATGAGCCGCACCGCTCCGAGCTCTACCGCTATAGCCGGTACCTCACCCGCAGCCCGTGGGACGCCGAGGACCTGACCCAGGACACCCTCGCGCGCGCCTTCGTCACGCTCGGACAGCTGGGCGCCGCGCCGCCCAACCCCCGCGCGTGGTTGCTGCGCGTCGCCACGAACCTGTGGATCGACCGGACGCGCCGGACACGACCGGAAGATGTCCCCATGGAGGCGCCCCCGGTTCAGGCCGACCCGCGCCCGACCCGCGAGGCGGCTGGGACGCTGCTCGTGAGGCTCCCTCCGCAGGAGCGCGCGGCGGTGGTGCTCAAGGACGTCTTCGAACTCTCGATCGAGGACATCGCGGAGACGCTGTCCACGACGGCGGGCGCGGTGAAGGCGGCGCTGCACCGCGGGCGCGGCAGGCTCGCGGACTCCGACGCGGCGTTGACGCGCGCCCCTGCCCCAGGCGCCCTCGACGCCTTCTGCGCCGCCTTCAACGCGGGCGATCTCGACGCGCTCACGGCGCTCCTGCTCGACAGCGCCATCGTCGAGGTGGTGGGGGCGACGACGCAGTACGGCCCGGAAGCGGCGCGGCGCACCGTGCTGTACGGCATGCTCTTCGGCGTCGAGCGAATGGTGGACGCCGAGCGGCGCGGCGGCATCGAGCCGCGCTTCATCCAGGGCGTGCGCGCCGTCGCGCCGCGAGTGGAGGCCCGCGAGCACCGCGGCAACTGGGTCCTGCTGCACTGGTACTCGCACGACGACGGAGAGGCGGTGCGCGCGCTCACCCTCTTGCGCGGCGAGGAGGGTCGCGTCGCGCACCTCGCCAACTATTTCTTCAGCCCGGACCTCCTCGCGGAGGTGTGCGCGGAGCTCGGCGTGCCGTTCCGCGCCAACGGCCACCGCTTCTGGATCGAGGGATGCTGA
- a CDS encoding glutathione S-transferase family protein: MLMRTLYFHPLSSFCQKVLVALYELELPFERRFVDLGAPADREALARRWPYCRFPVLEDDGHVVAESSIIVEHLGPGLIPSGREAALECRLLDRVFDLHVNEQVGKVVADRLRPADARDPIGVGRARNTLRTSYDVLEARLPGRTWAAGDTFTLADCAAAPALFYAARVEPFQHPHLTAYFERILARPTVARVFEEARPYLHLFPVK, encoded by the coding sequence ATGCTGATGCGCACGCTCTACTTCCACCCGCTCTCGTCGTTCTGTCAGAAGGTCCTCGTCGCGCTCTACGAGCTCGAACTGCCGTTCGAACGGCGCTTCGTGGACCTCGGGGCTCCCGCCGACCGCGAAGCGCTCGCGCGACGCTGGCCGTACTGCCGCTTCCCGGTGCTCGAGGACGACGGCCACGTCGTGGCGGAGTCGAGCATCATCGTCGAGCACCTGGGCCCTGGACTCATCCCCTCCGGCCGGGAGGCGGCCCTGGAGTGCAGGCTCCTCGACCGGGTGTTCGACCTGCACGTGAACGAGCAGGTGGGCAAGGTCGTCGCCGACCGGCTGCGGCCCGCCGACGCGCGCGACCCGATCGGCGTCGGACGCGCGCGCAACACACTGCGCACCTCGTACGACGTCCTCGAAGCGCGTCTGCCAGGACGAACCTGGGCGGCCGGCGACACGTTCACGCTCGCTGACTGCGCTGCGGCGCCCGCGCTCTTCTACGCGGCTCGCGTCGAGCCGTTCCAACACCCGCACCTCACCGCGTACTTCGAACGCATCCTCGCAAGACCGACGGTCGCGCGCGTCTTCGAGGAGGCGCGGCCATACCTGCACCTCTTCCCCGTGAAGTAG
- a CDS encoding serine/threonine-protein kinase, which yields MATVFLATDLRLSRPVAVKRMHPGGGAGRAERFRREAELAASLHHPNVLGVHDYGEDGDQGPFLVCEWVRGEDLRALAARLAPVPPEAVMVLGWELARALAAAHARGIVHRDVKPDNVLVAEGGPLKLADFGLAALEDQERLTSTGAVTGSLPYMAPERIDTGAYSPASDVYAVGVILFELCSGSTPHAGKGAAHLAASVMTKDAPSLTEVVPGTPEPLAALVARCLAKDARDRPHDGAVLALALEELLQREVGPPADVAREFLANPVAGAIRWRRARFERLLEEGRGLLARGEGARAAKVLNAALALEPTSAEVAALLRERPRRAGGRAGAVGAGLVLCAVVGWGGWTLTRRSEGTAGGAVTSGVEVASVTARSKEDLAGEPVESPRGAGQGPAAEVAPRKSSLETAPVVGSSGSRTKDGAVVEKPARPSVSRGRPDGVESAKPAVPSLPTRPSAPPPAPEVGTPVPERPAVVKVTARPWAEVFVNGESQGYTPRVRELSLPAGTYRLRFVNPLCDEVDQEVTLAPGETVTRDVVLSLRKAEVLILAPAGARLFVDGREVGIAPLAAPVRVEHGRHTVTARRAGAPPLQREVDVVAGRRLEVALEVTP from the coding sequence ATGGCCACGGTCTTCCTGGCCACGGACCTGCGGCTGTCGCGCCCGGTGGCGGTGAAGCGGATGCACCCGGGGGGCGGCGCGGGCCGCGCGGAGCGCTTCCGCCGGGAGGCCGAGCTGGCCGCGTCGCTCCATCACCCCAACGTCCTGGGGGTCCACGACTACGGCGAGGATGGGGACCAAGGCCCGTTTCTCGTCTGCGAGTGGGTGCGGGGCGAGGACCTGCGCGCGCTGGCGGCGAGGCTCGCGCCGGTGCCGCCCGAGGCGGTGATGGTGCTGGGCTGGGAGCTCGCCCGGGCGCTGGCGGCGGCGCACGCGCGCGGCATCGTCCACCGCGACGTGAAGCCTGACAACGTGCTGGTGGCGGAAGGAGGCCCGCTGAAGCTGGCGGACTTTGGCCTCGCCGCGCTGGAGGATCAGGAACGCCTCACGAGCACGGGAGCGGTGACGGGCTCGTTGCCGTACATGGCGCCCGAGCGCATCGACACGGGCGCGTACTCGCCCGCGTCGGATGTGTACGCGGTGGGGGTCATCCTGTTCGAGCTGTGCTCGGGCAGCACGCCGCACGCGGGCAAGGGCGCGGCGCACCTGGCCGCATCGGTGATGACGAAGGATGCGCCGTCGCTGACGGAGGTGGTGCCGGGCACGCCCGAGCCGCTGGCGGCCCTGGTCGCGCGGTGCCTGGCGAAGGATGCACGGGACCGACCGCACGACGGGGCCGTGTTGGCATTGGCGTTGGAGGAACTGCTCCAGCGAGAGGTGGGGCCGCCCGCCGACGTGGCTCGGGAGTTCCTGGCGAACCCGGTGGCAGGTGCCATTCGATGGCGCCGGGCTCGCTTCGAGCGGTTGCTGGAGGAGGGGCGCGGACTGCTGGCGCGCGGAGAGGGTGCCCGGGCCGCGAAGGTCCTCAACGCCGCGCTGGCGCTGGAGCCGACGTCCGCCGAGGTGGCGGCGTTGTTGCGCGAGCGGCCGAGGCGCGCTGGGGGGAGGGCTGGCGCCGTGGGCGCGGGGCTCGTGCTCTGCGCGGTGGTGGGGTGGGGTGGATGGACGCTCACTCGAAGGAGCGAGGGGACAGCGGGTGGCGCCGTGACATCTGGAGTGGAAGTGGCGAGCGTCACCGCGCGTTCGAAGGAAGACCTCGCGGGGGAGCCGGTGGAGTCTCCTCGGGGGGCTGGTCAGGGCCCCGCCGCGGAGGTCGCGCCGCGGAAGTCGTCCCTGGAAACGGCGCCCGTTGTCGGCTCCTCCGGCAGCCGCACGAAGGACGGTGCCGTGGTGGAGAAGCCCGCTCGGCCCTCCGTTTCAAGAGGGCGTCCGGACGGAGTGGAGTCGGCGAAGCCAGCCGTGCCCTCCCTGCCGACAAGGCCCTCGGCACCGCCCCCGGCTCCGGAAGTGGGAACCCCCGTCCCCGAGCGGCCCGCCGTGGTGAAGGTGACGGCACGCCCATGGGCAGAGGTCTTCGTGAACGGTGAGAGCCAGGGATACACGCCCCGCGTGCGTGAACTCTCGCTGCCCGCGGGGACCTACCGACTGCGCTTCGTCAATCCGCTGTGTGACGAGGTCGACCAGGAGGTGACGCTCGCTCCGGGGGAGACCGTGACGCGCGACGTGGTGTTGTCGCTGCGCAAGGCGGAGGTGCTCATCCTCGCTCCGGCGGGCGCGCGGCTCTTCGTGGACGGCCGAGAGGTGGGCATCGCGCCTCTCGCTGCTCCGGTGCGGGTCGAGCATGGGCGTCACACGGTGACGGCACGCCGCGCGGGTGCGCCTCCCTTGCAGCGAGAGGTGGACGTGGTCGCTGGTCGTCGTCTCGAAGTGGCGCTGGAGGTGACGCCGTGA
- a CDS encoding sigma 54-interacting transcriptional regulator: MPQLLVLPDGRRLPLDKPVVSVGSDATCDAVIVAPGVKPSHALLFRDARGWSVSPAGKGCDLKVRGRRVDLAPLVPGDRFRVGTAELELVEAVETVAADATEAAPRRQEGRLAAVLAELSSRLLVQRPPLELLEVAMRGLADVAGADVGFLVAADSREGPRRVLCSTGAMPDAAVADSLVDRVLTSGAPVRVADVEADAVLARAPSMEALRLGSALVVPLRVEPVPLSVVYLGRRLGAAAFSAADLEEAMALCALTALLLSTRRELTELRAQVEGLTRRIEAATFEGLIGESPSMRALYQQVERLGPTPLNVLIEGETGTGKELVARALHRRSGRRGRLVAINCAALPESLIERELFGHARGAFTGAGAARSGLVEAADGGTLFLDEIGDMPLSLQTRLLRVVQEREVTRLGEHQPRKVDVRVVSATHVALSEAVRRGTFRADLRFRLEEVRVDVPPLRARGDDVLLIAHHVLTQEARKARGFTQKATEALRGHPFPGNVRELTSRVRRAAVLAKDELLRPEDLELGGDAAPMIPLEDAREAFVQRYVREAIARCGGSKKDAAAALGIGLRSLFRYLGEED; the protein is encoded by the coding sequence ATGCCCCAGCTTCTGGTCCTCCCCGACGGCCGTCGTCTCCCCTTGGACAAGCCCGTCGTCTCCGTGGGCTCCGACGCCACCTGCGACGCCGTGATCGTCGCGCCCGGCGTGAAGCCGAGCCACGCGCTGTTGTTCCGCGATGCGCGAGGCTGGAGCGTGTCCCCAGCGGGAAAGGGCTGTGACCTCAAGGTTCGAGGGCGGCGCGTGGACCTGGCGCCGCTGGTGCCCGGCGACCGCTTCCGTGTGGGCACGGCGGAGCTGGAGCTCGTCGAAGCGGTGGAGACCGTCGCGGCGGATGCGACGGAGGCGGCGCCCCGGCGACAGGAGGGCCGGCTGGCGGCGGTGCTGGCGGAGCTGTCCTCGCGGCTGCTGGTGCAGCGTCCCCCGCTGGAGCTGCTGGAGGTGGCGATGCGGGGGCTCGCCGACGTGGCGGGCGCGGACGTGGGCTTCCTCGTCGCCGCGGACTCGCGGGAGGGACCTCGGCGCGTGCTGTGCTCCACGGGGGCCATGCCTGACGCGGCGGTGGCGGACAGCCTCGTGGACCGGGTGCTGACGTCGGGCGCTCCGGTGCGGGTGGCCGACGTGGAGGCGGACGCGGTGCTGGCCAGGGCGCCCAGCATGGAGGCCCTGCGGCTGGGCTCCGCGCTGGTGGTGCCGCTGCGCGTGGAGCCGGTGCCGCTGTCCGTGGTGTACCTGGGGAGGAGGTTGGGCGCGGCGGCCTTCTCCGCGGCGGACCTGGAGGAGGCCATGGCGCTCTGCGCGCTGACGGCGCTGCTCCTGTCGACCCGGCGCGAGCTGACGGAGCTGCGCGCGCAGGTGGAGGGCCTCACCCGCCGCATCGAAGCCGCGACGTTCGAGGGGCTCATCGGAGAGTCCCCGTCGATGCGCGCCCTGTACCAGCAGGTGGAGCGACTGGGGCCCACGCCGCTCAACGTCCTCATCGAGGGCGAGACGGGAACAGGCAAGGAGCTGGTGGCCAGGGCGCTCCACCGGCGCAGCGGTCGGCGCGGACGGCTGGTGGCCATCAACTGCGCGGCGCTGCCGGAGAGCCTTATCGAGCGTGAGCTGTTCGGCCACGCGCGTGGCGCGTTCACCGGCGCGGGCGCGGCGCGGTCGGGGCTGGTGGAAGCGGCGGACGGGGGCACCCTCTTCCTGGATGAGATTGGGGACATGCCGCTGTCGCTCCAGACGCGCTTGCTGCGCGTCGTGCAGGAGCGCGAAGTGACCCGGCTGGGCGAACACCAGCCGCGCAAGGTGGACGTGCGCGTGGTGTCCGCGACCCACGTGGCCCTGTCGGAGGCGGTGCGGCGGGGCACCTTCCGCGCGGACCTGCGCTTCCGGCTGGAAGAGGTGCGCGTGGACGTGCCGCCGCTGCGAGCGCGGGGGGACGACGTGCTGCTCATCGCCCACCACGTGTTGACGCAGGAGGCACGCAAGGCGCGAGGCTTCACGCAGAAGGCCACGGAGGCGCTGCGAGGGCACCCCTTCCCCGGCAACGTGCGGGAGCTGACGTCGCGCGTGCGACGCGCGGCGGTGTTGGCGAAGGACGAGCTGCTCAGACCCGAGGACCTGGAGCTGGGCGGTGACGCCGCGCCCATGATTCCGCTGGAGGACGCGCGCGAGGCGTTCGTCCAACGCTACGTGCGAGAGGCGATTGCCCGCTGCGGCGGCAGCAAGAAGGACGCCGCGGCGGCGCTGGGCATCGGGCTGCGCTCGCTGTTTCGCTACCTGGGCGAGGAGGACTGA